In Sediminispirochaeta bajacaliforniensis DSM 16054, one DNA window encodes the following:
- a CDS encoding glycoside hydrolase family protein, which produces MHIACKTKLELFHVDPLLEKCSIEYGIKKDGDSTIPLTLEYEKGRTTAVFESCSITDEFSLNGRVLRIDRTWILEQNAAWNLETDLNIRMDGAEFFIPSVLYRGNNRGKGCFPKGSEAAGWAYSEERTPLPCCLVVYNDQEKLIFFTGPATGEHDTAGRSVVSNEGLIKIRTVVPGSEGPFRYTGKKALSSGHDARSFTVCSPEEELPYIYSRSFYLVFPEEKSDIFAAYREGLEYSDVFFNPVRNTTCGMQWSAYLDGKIRNLLYLTEYDKRSGLAYVRMGRDNGLLQEIYEYTAASFLVKSLEGAWIYARLAGRMNRPEFLSYAEGIGRFFLRGEVLPGVHQDCRDLRNGEWGGYLGISENDEYRNLVNARCNGESMSGYIKLYESLLEQGRSVPEFLQLPLRVADFYMDNQLRDDSEGSFGRWWSTDGKPVNSLGTNGAYIVSFLLLLEPYYEDSQRLNDAVDRAARYYAGLADSGDFFGDTLDADAYDKESGVSLLSMFLDLYERDGARKWLDYAEKAADYILTWVWQYDIVFPAGTPLAEAEFRTTGMTSVSVAHHHLDFYGMSIGYDFLRLWEASGTDIYRKNALMMINACRQLAGDGLHGSPAAAGADGWQPEQINHTNWDYFNRVDRFKGFYDICIAWVTVLGLGAWLKIEKRFPEVFRETRED; this is translated from the coding sequence ATGCACATAGCATGCAAAACCAAGCTGGAACTCTTTCATGTAGATCCGCTGCTGGAGAAATGTTCCATAGAGTATGGAATTAAAAAAGACGGCGATTCTACCATACCGTTGACGCTTGAATATGAGAAAGGCAGGACTACTGCCGTTTTCGAATCCTGTTCGATTACGGATGAATTTTCTTTAAACGGCCGAGTTCTCAGAATCGACAGAACCTGGATTCTTGAACAAAATGCAGCCTGGAATCTCGAAACGGATCTGAATATCCGCATGGACGGAGCGGAGTTTTTTATTCCCTCGGTTCTTTACCGAGGAAATAACCGCGGCAAAGGTTGCTTTCCGAAAGGCTCCGAAGCCGCAGGATGGGCCTATTCAGAGGAACGGACACCGCTGCCGTGCTGTCTTGTTGTTTACAATGATCAAGAAAAGCTTATTTTCTTTACCGGGCCGGCAACTGGAGAGCATGATACGGCTGGAAGATCGGTAGTCAGCAACGAAGGGTTGATAAAGATCCGGACGGTTGTGCCGGGCAGCGAAGGCCCTTTCAGATATACAGGAAAAAAGGCCCTTTCCTCCGGACACGATGCCAGATCATTTACGGTCTGTTCTCCAGAGGAGGAGCTGCCGTATATCTACTCAAGATCATTTTACCTTGTCTTTCCGGAAGAAAAGAGCGATATTTTCGCTGCGTACCGGGAAGGTTTGGAATATTCGGATGTCTTTTTTAATCCTGTCCGGAATACCACTTGCGGAATGCAATGGTCGGCATATCTGGACGGGAAAATTCGTAATCTGCTTTATCTGACGGAATACGACAAACGCTCCGGGCTTGCATATGTAAGAATGGGAAGGGACAACGGGCTGCTGCAGGAAATATACGAGTATACAGCTGCCTCGTTTCTTGTTAAGAGCCTTGAAGGCGCATGGATTTATGCAAGGCTGGCCGGGCGAATGAACAGGCCGGAATTCCTTTCCTATGCCGAAGGCATAGGCCGGTTTTTTCTCCGCGGCGAGGTTCTTCCCGGCGTACATCAGGATTGCCGCGATCTCCGGAACGGCGAATGGGGCGGCTACCTTGGAATTTCCGAAAATGATGAATACAGAAATCTTGTAAACGCCAGGTGCAACGGCGAGTCAATGAGCGGTTATATCAAGCTGTATGAAAGTCTTTTAGAACAAGGCAGGAGTGTTCCCGAGTTTTTACAGCTCCCGCTGCGGGTTGCTGATTTCTATATGGATAACCAGCTGCGCGATGATTCAGAGGGTTCTTTCGGCAGGTGGTGGTCTACAGACGGGAAACCAGTAAATTCTCTTGGGACTAACGGGGCTTACATAGTATCGTTTCTTCTTCTGCTGGAACCCTACTATGAAGATTCGCAGAGGCTGAATGATGCTGTCGACAGGGCGGCCCGTTATTATGCAGGTCTTGCGGATTCCGGCGACTTCTTTGGCGATACGCTGGATGCGGATGCGTACGACAAGGAATCGGGAGTTTCCCTGCTTTCCATGTTTCTGGATCTGTATGAAAGGGACGGAGCCAGGAAATGGCTGGACTACGCTGAAAAGGCGGCGGATTACATTCTTACATGGGTCTGGCAGTATGATATAGTTTTCCCGGCCGGAACCCCTCTGGCAGAGGCTGAATTCCGGACAACCGGCATGACTTCCGTTTCGGTTGCCCACCACCACCTGGATTTCTACGGGATGTCCATCGGTTACGATTTTCTGCGTTTGTGGGAAGCCTCGGGAACAGACATATACCGTAAAAACGCTCTTATGATGATTAATGCCTGCAGACAGCTGGCAGGGGACGGTCTTCACGGAAGCCCTGCAGCAGCGGGGGCGGACGGGTGGCAGCCGGAGCAGATAAATCACACAAACTGGGATTATTTCAACCGCGTTGACCGTTTCAAGGGTTTTTACGATATCTGCATAGCCTGGGTTACCGTTCTGGGGCTGGGTGCCTGGCTTAAAATCGAGAAGCGTTTCCCTGAAGTCTTCAGGGAAACAAGGGAGGATTGA
- a CDS encoding endonuclease/exonuclease/phosphatase family protein encodes MQTPFRFSLCTCNIWNTEKWEQRKAALEDFLVRFHPDICCFQEIREETMRFLDEAMPFHARVEDDFNGWRNEGNIYYKKDLFRETGHTELFLDMPEPDRRLFILDLECLADGRKFQVCTVHLTHQNNKDEQDTGTSYRHEEALKIARWLKNRKSDAPPLLLCGDFNDPWHPSRILAEAGLKDVFYELGLLQPPTFPNPALSEEIYMNETIDRIMYGRGLLPVLASVVDFHGSGASCGVSDHKPVVAVFEF; translated from the coding sequence ATGCAAACACCATTCAGGTTCAGTTTATGCACATGCAATATATGGAACACCGAAAAATGGGAACAAAGAAAGGCTGCGCTGGAAGATTTTCTGGTAAGGTTTCATCCCGATATATGCTGTTTTCAGGAAATACGGGAGGAAACCATGCGTTTTCTGGACGAAGCTATGCCTTTTCATGCCAGGGTTGAAGATGATTTCAACGGCTGGCGGAATGAAGGGAACATTTATTATAAAAAGGATCTCTTTCGGGAAACGGGGCATACCGAACTCTTTCTGGACATGCCGGAACCTGATCGCAGGCTATTCATACTTGATCTTGAATGCCTTGCAGACGGCAGGAAATTCCAGGTTTGTACGGTCCACCTGACCCATCAGAATAACAAGGACGAACAGGATACAGGAACTTCCTACAGGCATGAAGAGGCTTTGAAGATTGCGCGCTGGCTTAAAAACCGCAAGTCGGATGCTCCACCGCTTTTACTTTGCGGCGATTTTAACGATCCGTGGCACCCTTCAAGGATACTGGCTGAGGCTGGTCTCAAAGATGTTTTTTACGAACTTGGCCTTCTTCAGCCTCCGACCTTTCCAAACCCCGCGCTGTCCGAAGAGATCTACATGAACGAGACGATAGACCGTATAATGTACGGCAGAGGGCTTCTGCCGGTTCTTGCTTCGGTGGTTGATTTCCATGGAAGCGGGGCGAGCTGCGGAGTATCCGATCACAAACCGGTCGTTGCCGTATTTGAGTTTTAA
- a CDS encoding MerR family DNA-binding transcriptional regulator produces MFNISISALRYYDKEGLFPVTQRLLSGGICFLIRRSPLRLISLR; encoded by the coding sequence ATGTTTAATATTTCTATTTCAGCTCTTCGTTATTATGATAAGGAAGGCTTGTTCCCAGTAACGCAACGCTTGTTAAGCGGCGGGATATGTTTCTTGATAAGAAGAAGTCCGTTGAGGCTGATATCCTTGCGATGA
- a CDS encoding DUF5714 domain-containing protein, protein MAHPINEELYQYITDTCLGAYENPSPPLQLLEKIWKNPDFPMHCPEHHYLVPAVLLTTYCRLKNDRKAKLREALNLAGDRAKNLLAGFCGWYGACGAAVGSGMFLSVATGTSPYSTDTWALVNRLSSDCLYNIAEIGGPRCCKRVCFTAVSTSITFMKQHFDLDLGQTTPIRCTFYQRNAECKKTACPYYPAT, encoded by the coding sequence GTGGCCCATCCAATTAATGAAGAGTTATACCAATATATTACGGATACCTGTTTGGGGGCCTACGAAAATCCATCCCCGCCGCTGCAGCTTTTGGAAAAGATATGGAAAAATCCTGATTTTCCCATGCACTGTCCGGAACACCACTACCTTGTTCCGGCAGTCCTTTTGACCACCTATTGCAGGCTGAAGAACGACAGGAAAGCCAAACTCAGGGAAGCGCTGAACCTTGCCGGAGACCGGGCAAAAAACCTGCTCGCCGGATTCTGCGGTTGGTACGGAGCCTGCGGTGCGGCCGTCGGAAGCGGTATGTTCCTTTCGGTAGCGACAGGCACAAGCCCCTATTCGACCGACACCTGGGCACTTGTAAACCGCCTAAGCTCCGACTGCCTATACAACATCGCGGAAATCGGCGGCCCCCGCTGCTGCAAGCGCGTCTGCTTTACCGCAGTAAGCACAAGCATCACCTTCATGAAACAACATTTTGACCTCGACCTTGGGCAGACCACACCGATACGCTGCACATTTTACCAGCGAAACGCCGAATGTAAGAAAACAGCCTGTCCCTACTACCCAGCAACCTAA
- a CDS encoding SatD family protein: protein MKVIAVIADIVDSRRIERRQEFQRQLQACLSDLNETSSALLSPYTITLGDEFQAVYKAGSRVVEDLLFISRSLFPVSLRIALGVDDIATDINTKEAIGMDGPAFHVARDGLNNVKEEKITIVQLYGRYKQRQRLLNSGLYYAYSVMSDWKEHTLSIFYGVFRNQPVKDIARIVGISERGVYKTIKTHNLVALARYFQTVSDEIAAMGEG from the coding sequence GTGAAAGTCATAGCAGTGATCGCGGATATTGTCGATTCCCGGCGGATTGAGCGGCGACAGGAGTTTCAGAGGCAGCTACAAGCATGCCTTAGCGACCTCAATGAAACAAGCTCGGCCCTTTTATCTCCCTATACGATCACCCTGGGGGATGAATTCCAGGCTGTCTACAAGGCTGGTTCCCGGGTCGTGGAGGATCTGCTTTTTATCAGCAGGAGCCTTTTCCCTGTTTCGCTCAGAATCGCCCTGGGGGTCGATGATATTGCGACGGATATCAACACGAAAGAGGCAATCGGGATGGATGGGCCCGCTTTTCATGTGGCACGGGATGGGTTAAACAATGTAAAAGAGGAAAAAATCACTATTGTACAGCTCTATGGTCGCTATAAACAAAGGCAGAGGCTTCTCAACAGCGGCTTGTATTACGCCTATTCGGTGATGAGTGACTGGAAAGAGCATACCCTTTCGATTTTCTATGGGGTTTTCAGGAATCAGCCCGTGAAAGATATCGCCCGGATTGTGGGAATCAGTGAGCGGGGAGTCTATAAAACGATCAAAACACATAATCTCGTCGCCTTGGCACGATATTTTCAGACCGTTTCCG